The Quercus robur chromosome 7, dhQueRobu3.1, whole genome shotgun sequence genome has a segment encoding these proteins:
- the LOC126691952 gene encoding uncharacterized protein LOC126691952, which translates to MVKAYLRYEPAAAFGVIVSVESNITYDSSGKHLLAPALEKVGVWHVRQGVCTKTLAPSPASRGPSLAVTSIASSTSSLIASGYADGSVRIWDSEKGTCETTLNGHKGAVTALRYNKLGSLLASGSKDNDIILWDVVGETGLYRLRGHRDQVTDLVFLDSGKKLVSSSKDKFLRVWDLETQHCMQIVSGHHSEIWSIDVDPEERFLVSGSADVELRFYTIKRGLVDGQPVSTIKGAENVNNGDSTTQNKWEVLKHFGEIQRQSKDRVSTVAFNKSGNLLACQVAGKTVEIFRILDEAKAKHKAKRRLNRKKEKKSAKGEAEVMENGDTNHGTGEEGNALLVTAPDVFKLLHTVRASKKICSISFCPITPKNLLATLALSLNNNMLEFYSIESSGTTKTLAIELQGHRSDVRSVTLSSDNSLLMSTSHNAVKIWNPSTGSCLRTIDSGYGLCGLIIPDNKYARVETKGGYALVGTKDGTLEIIDIGSGTCLEVVEAHGGSVRSIAAIPNENGFVTGSADHDVKFWEYEVKQKSGQGTKCLTVSNVRTMKMNDDVLVVAVSPDAKYIAVALLDCTVKVFFADSLKFFLSLYGHKLPVLCMAISSDGDLIVTGSADKNLKIWGLDFGDCHKSIFAHADSVMAVQFVHNTHYMFSVGKDRLVKYWDADKFELLLTLEGHHADVWCLAISNRGDFIVTGSHDRSIRRWDRTEEPFFIEEEKEKRLEEMFESDLDNAFENRYVPKEEVPEEGAVALAGKKTQETVTATDLIIDALDVAEVELNRIAEHQEEKTRGKAAEFQPNAIMLGLSPSDYVLRALSNVNTNDLEQTLLALPFPDALKIMSYLKDWTSNPDKVELVCRIATVLLQTHHHQLVTTPAARPMLTVLKDILYARIKACKDTLGFNLAAMDHLKQLMASRSDALFRDAKSKLLEIRAQHSKRLDARLETREEKRKKKKQKKSSDGHAWT; encoded by the exons ATGGTGAAGGCGTACCTTCGGTACGAGCCGGCGGCGGCCTTCGGAGTCATCGTCTCCGTCGAGTCCAACATCACCTACGACAGCTCCGGCAAGCACCTCCTAGCTCCGGCGCTCGAAAAAGTCGGCGTCTGGCACGTCCGCCAAGGCGTCTGCACCAAAACCCTAGCCCCTTCGCCCGCCTCTCGTGGCCCCTCCCTCGCCGTCACCTCCATTGCCTCTTCCACTTCTTCTCTG ATTGCAAGTGGGTACGCAGATGGTAGTGTAAGAATTTGGGATAGCGAGAAAGGAACCTGTGAGACCACATTAAATGGACATAAAGGGGCTGTGACTGCACTTCGATACAATAAGCTAGGATCTTTGCTTGCATCTGGAAGCAAGGATAATGATATAATATTATGGGACGTGGTTGGTGAGACTGGCCTATATCGCCTTCGTGGGCATCGTGACCAG GTTACTGACCTTGTTTTCTTAGATTCTGGTAAAAAACTTGTTAGTTCCTCCAAAGACAAGTTCTTGAGAGTGTGGGATCTTGAAACCCAGCACTGTATGCAAATAGTTAGTGGTCATCATAGTGAAATATGGTCCATAGACGTAGATCCAGAGGAAAGATTTCTGGTCAGTGGGTCTGCAGACGTGGAACTTCGATTTTACACAATTAAGCGTGGCTTGGTGGATGGACAACCTGTATCTACTATAAAGGGTGCTGAAAATGTGAATAATGGAGATTCAACCACTCAAAACAAATGGGAGGTTTTGAAGCATTTTGGTGAAATTCAGCGACAAAGCAAAGATAGAGTCTCAACTGTTGCATTTAACAAATCAGGGAATTTGCTTGCTTGCCAAGTTGCAGGAAAGACAGTAGAGATATTCCGCATATTGGATGAGGCTAAAGCAAAGCATAAAGCAAAACGTAGGCTTAAtcggaagaaagaaaaaaaatctgcaaAAGGGGAAGCTGAGGTTATGGAAAATGGAGATACAAATCATGGTACTGGAGAGGAAGGAAATGCCCTCTTGGTTACAGCTCCTGATGTTTTTAAGCTTCTTCATACTGTTCGTGCAAGCAAAAAAATATGTTCTATTTCTTTCTGTCCAATTACTCCAAAGAATTTGCTGGCTACTTTAGCATTATCTTTGAACAACAATATGTTGGAATTTTATTCCATAGAAAGCAGTGGCACCACAAAAACACTTGCTATTGAGCTCCAAGGACACCGTTCTGATGTCAGAAGTGTAACACTTAGTTCAGACAACTCTCTTTTGATGTCAACTAGTCACAATGCAGTAAAGATTTGGAACCCAAGCACTGGTTCTTGCCTTCGTACTATTGATTCTGGGTATGGACTGTGTGGTTTAATAATTCCTGATAACAAGTATGCACGTGTTGAAACTAAAGGTGGATATGCACTTGTTGGAACTAAGGATGGAACTCTGGAAATTATTGATATTGGGAGTGGCACTTGCCTTGAAGTAGTAGAAGCTCATGGTGGCTCTGTACGGTCAATTGCGGCCATTCCAAATGAAAATGGTTTTGTCACAGGAAGTGCAGATCATGATGTGAAGTTCTGGGAATACGAAGTTAAACAAAAATCTGGTCAA ggaACTAAGTGCCTCACAGTTTCAAATGTGAGGACAATGAAGATGAATGATGATGTTCTTGTGGTTGCAGTAAGCCCTGATGCTAAATATATTGCAGTTGCACTGTTGGATTGTACAGTGAAG GTTTTCTTTGCAGATTCActcaaattttttctttccttatatGGTCACAAGTTGCCTGTGCTATGTATGGCTATTTCATCTGATGGAGATCTTATCGTTACTGGCTCTGcggacaaaaatttgaagatttggGGTTTAGATTTTGGTGACTGTCATAAATCTATTTTTGCTCATGCTGATAG TGTTATGGCAGTGCAATTTGTGCACAATACTCATTACATGTTTAGTGTTGGGAAAGATCGCCTAGTAAAATACTGGGATGCTGATAAATTTGAGTTGCTTTTAACTCTTGAGGGACATCATGCGGATGTTTGGTGTCTTGCAATCAGCAACCGTGGTGATTTCATTGTCACAGGTTCTCATGATCGATCCATACGTCGTTGGGATCGTACTGAAGAACCATTTTTCATTGAG GAAGAGAAGGAAAAGAGGTTGGAAGAGATGTTCGAGTCTGACCTTGACAATGCATTTGAAAACAGATATGTACCCAAGGAAGAAGTCCCGGAGGAGGGAGCTGTGGCCTTAGCAGGGAAGAAGACTCAGGAAACTGTTACAGCAACTGACTTAATTATTGATGCACTAGATGTAGCAGAGGTAGAACTAAATCGTATTGCTGAACATCAG GAGGAGAAAACCAGGGGAAAAGCTGCTGAGTTCCAACCAAATGCTATTATGCTTGGGCTCTCACCATCTGATTATGTTCTCCGTGCACTTTCTAATGTTAACACTAATGATCTGGAGCAGACATTACTG GCTTTACCATTCCCCGATGCCTTAAAGATTATGTCTTACTTGAAGGATTGGACTTCAAATCCTGATAAG GTTGAGCTTGTTTGCAGGATTGCTACAGTGCTATTACAGACGCATCATCATCAGTTGGTTACTACCCCAGCTGCCAGGCCCATGTTGACAGTTCTTAAGGACATTCTTTATGCAAGAATAAAG GCATGCAAAGATACACTTGGTTTCAACCTTGCAGCTATGGATCATCTCAAG CAACTGATGGCTTCAAGGTCCGATGCATTGTTTCGAGATGCAAAGTCAAAGTTATTAGAGATCCGTGCACAACATTCAAAACGTTTAGATGCAAGGTTGGAgacaagagaagaaaaaagaaaaaagaagaaacaaaagaaatcaagTGATGGACATGCTTGGACATGA
- the LOC126691953 gene encoding expansin-A16-like, with protein MALPLQVLLVSLLLLIAVPDIYATVHHGVHHAVGSRGHNRIVMPKHHRPKFKPGPWKQAHATFYEGGPGSFGGACGYDDVVKDGYGLDGTAAVSNVLFNTGQACGACYEIQCINSPQWCKPGQQSLFVTATNQCPPNYYESSDNGGWCNEPREHFDLAEPAFLKIAQYKGGIVPVQYRRVPCQKQGGIRFTITGNPYFNQVLVWNVGGAGDVESLQVKGNKKLKWTPMKRSWGQKWETNAMLVGESLTFRVRASDGRYSTSWHIAPKNWQFGQTFEGKNFK; from the exons ATGGCACTGCCATTGCAAGTCCTCTTGGTTTCATTGTTGCTGCTCATTGCAGTGCCTGATATCTATGCCACTGTTCACCATGGTGTGCACCATGCAGTTGGATCACGAGGCCATAATCGTATAGTTATGCCCAAGCACCATAGGCCAAAGTTCAAGCCTGGCCCGTGGAAGCAGGCCCATGCAACCTTCTATGAAGGCGGCCCAGGATCCTTCG GGGGAGCTTGTGGTTACGATGATGTAGTGAAAGATGGCTATGGGCTCGATGGTACTGCAGCAGTGAGCAATGTTTTGTTCAACACTGGGCAGGCTTGTGGCGCATGTTATGAAATCCAATGTATCAACTCCCCTCAATGGTGCAAACCAGGACAGCAATCTCTTTTTGTTACAGCGACCAATCAGTGCCCACCAAATTACTACGAATCAAGTGACAATGGAGGATGGTGCAATGAACCACGTGAACATTTCGATTTAGCCGAGCCTGCATTCCTTAAGATTGCTCAGTACAAAGGTGGCATAGTTCCAGTCCAATACCGCAG GGTTCCATGCCAAAAGCAAGGAGGAATTCGATTCACCATAACTGGAAATCCTTATTTCAACCAAGTCTTAGTATGGAATGTTGGTGGAGCTGGAGATGTGGAAAGCTTGCAAGTTAAGGGAAACAAAAAACTGAAATGGACACCAATGAAGCGAAGCTGGGGTCAGAAGTGGGAAACAAATGCAATGTTAGTTGGAGAATCACTGACTTTCCGAGTTAGAGCAAGTGATGGTAGATACTCAACCTCATGGCACATTGCCCCCAAGAACTGGCAGTTTGGTCAGACTTTCGAAGGGAAGAACTTCAAGTAG
- the LOC126691954 gene encoding uncharacterized protein LOC126691954 yields the protein MLSIPFNAPSDSSSLSFTYPPTRKISKQSTAVDESKPSRQNQKKRSPLFNKRSSSPSLRLGHRRRHSPSLHSPKEVVGKMVKQKKSMDGGRNDERADWKDPKELEAFCRFCAVQVMEGQRKATGFLSKIGVSEVIQQLGEIGKVVTWLQIKNKWDYLRKRWKNYNKCLENETGLGYDPGTGMFDAPDEWWNRKIAACPDAKTFKTHGLPNRELLNIMFGGTVATGKNAFCTSGPIPTETTEGSGDSANSIEFVDPQCEPVVNIDAMEVEGPSSSRAGPAVNKGKGLATSVHIFKPICKKPKKKHSVAQEMSDSLKSISNVIVERSSLSACTPSAPTATAQAKEILDMVLSLPGVYSGHYLHLFSTIYFMEKEPGRHMFAALSDNKDIQLKWLEKEYQRHPDYHFS from the exons ATGCTTTCAATCCCCTTCAATGCTCCGTCCGATTCCTCTTCACTGTCGTTCACCTACCCGCCAACCAGAAAGATATCAAAACAGAGCACAGCAGTTGATGAAAGCAAACCCAGTAGGcagaaccaaaagaaaagatcCCCACTGTTCAACAAACGCTCGAGCTCACCTTCTCTCCGCTTGGGTCATCGTCGCCGCCACTCCCCATCTCTGCATTCACCG AAGGAAGTTGTAGGAAAAATGGTTAAGCAGAAGAAATCGATGGACGGTGGTAGGAATGATGAAAGAGCTGACTGGAAAGACCCTAAGGAACTAGAGGCTTTTTGTCGGTTTTGTGCTGTTCAAGTCATGGAGGGCCAAAGGAAGGCCACTGGATTTTTGTCCAAAATTGGGGTTAGTGAAGTGATTCAGCAGTTGGGTGAGATTGGAAAAGTGGTGACTTGGCTGCAGATTAAAAACAAATGGGattatttgagaaaaaggtGGAAGAATTATAACAAGTGTTTGGAGAATGAGACTGGATTGGGTTATGATCCTGGAACTGGGATGTTTGACGCACCTGATGAGTGGTGGAACCGAAAGATTGCG GCATGTCCCGATGCAAAAACCTTTAAAACGCATGGTTTGCCGAATCGTGAGCTCCTAAACATCATGTTTGGAGGCACGGTTGCAACGGGGAAAAATGCATTCTGCACGAGTGGTCCAATACCAACGGAAACCACCGAAGGGTCTGGGGACTCCGCTAATAGTATAGAATTTGTTGACCCCCAATGTGAACCCGTTGTGAATATTGACGCAATGGAGGTTGAAGGTCCATCATCGTCGAGGGCAGGACCAGCAGTGAATAAGGGGAAAGGCCTAGCAACTAGTGTCCACATCTTCAAGCCAATTtgcaagaaaccaaaaaaaaaacattcagtTGCGCAAGAGATGTCGGACTCTTTGAAGAGTATCTCAAATGTTATTGTTGAAAGATCTAGTCTAAGTGCCTGTACACCATCTGCTCCCACAGCAACGGCTCAGGCTAAAGAAATTCTGGACATGGTGTTGAGTCTTCCCGGGGTGTACTCGGGTCATTACCTTCATTTGTTCAGCACCATCTACTTCATGGAAAAAGAGCCGGGTAGACACATGTTTGCAGCACTTTCCGATAACAAGGACATCCAACTGAAGTGGCTAGAAAAAGAGTACCAAAGGCACCCTGATTATCATTTTTCGTGA